One Coregonus clupeaformis isolate EN_2021a chromosome 21, ASM2061545v1, whole genome shotgun sequence DNA window includes the following coding sequences:
- the LOC121539022 gene encoding kelch domain-containing protein 2 isoform X2, with protein MAEIEEDIADLLPVEEEDEESERDEEEGEFDWVVDEADELDDEDVVVLDTEAEPFELDQPAERSGHIAAVDGHCMYVWGGYKNSQTASFLDLYLPRNEIWIYNMETERWKKQMTEGNLHASMSGSCGVCVDGVLYLFGGHHTRGNTNRVFRLPLQTPVLCWEEMKDLKGLAPSCKDKLGCWVHKNRLVFFGGYGYVAQGAHRGTFEYDETSFMGDNPVRGWNNHIHVLDLETSTWSQPVTKGNTPSPRAAHACAKVGNRGYVFGGRYRDYRLNDMYYIDMDSWEWHEMSIPQQGPVGRSWHSLTPVSPDHMFLFGGFTTYRETLSDAWLYCVSKNEWQQYNHTESPRLWHTACSGPDGEVFVFGGCANNLLSHQRAAHCKELLVFTVQPKSLVRVKLLS; from the exons ATGGCAGAAATAGAGGAGGACATTGCTGACCTCTTGCCCGttgaggaggaagatgaagagtcggagagggatgaagaggaagGAGAATTTGACTGGGTGGTGGACGAGGCAGATGAACTCGATGATGAGGATGTAGTTGTTCTGGACACAGAAGCAGAGCCCTTTGAGTTGGACCAGCCAGCTGAGCGCAGTGGTCACATAGCAGCGGTGGATGGACACTGCATGTATGTTTGGGGAGGATATAAG AATTCCCAGACCGCTAGCTTCTTGGACTTATACTTGCCAAGGAATGAAATCTGGATCTACAACATGGAGACAGAACGATG GAAGAAGCAGATGACTGAGGGTAACCTGCATGCCTCCATGTCTGGCAGCTGTGGAGTGTGTGTGGATGGCGTCCTGTATCTGTTTGGAGGCCACCATACCAGGGGGAACACTAACCGG GTCTTCCGGCTCCCTCTCCAAACACCGGTCCTCTGCTGGGAGGAGATGAAGGATCTCAAGGGCCTGGCCCCATCCTGCAAGGACAAACTAGGCTGCTGGGTCCACAAGAACAG ACTAGTATTCTTCGGGGGCTACGGCTACGTGGCACAAGGAGCTCACCGAGGGACATTTGAATACGATGAAACTTCATTCATG GGAGATAATCCGGTGCGGGGCTGGAACAACCACATTCACGTCCTGGACCTGGAGACGTCCACCTGGAGCCAGCCAGTCACCAAG GGCAACACCCCCTCACCCCGGGCAGCGCATGCCTGTGCCAAGGTGGGCAACCGAGGCTACGTGTTTGGGGGGCGTTACAGA GATTATCGCCTGAACGACATGTACTACATCGACATGGACTCCTGGGAGTGGCATGAAAT GAGTATTCCTCAGCAGGGTCCTGTGGGACGCTCATGGCACTCCTTAACCCCTGTGTCACCTGACCACATGTTCCTGTTCGGAGGCTTCACAACGTACCGAGAGACGCTCA GTGATGCTTGGCTGTACTGTGTCAGCAAGAATGAGTGGCAGCAGTACAATCACACAGAGAGCCCCAG GCTCTGGCacacggcctgttccggtcctgACGGGGAGGTGTTTGTGTTTGGCGGCTGTGCCAACAACCTGCTGTCCCATCAGCGAGCG GCTCACTGCAAAGAGTTGCTGGTCTTCACGGTTCAACCCAAGTCACTTGTTCG
- the LOC121539022 gene encoding kelch domain-containing protein 2 isoform X1 translates to MAEIEEDIADLLPVEEEDEESERDEEEGEFDWVVDEADELDDEDVVVLDTEAEPFELDQPAERSGHIAAVDGHCMYVWGGYKNSQTASFLDLYLPRNEIWIYNMETERWKKQMTEGNLHASMSGSCGVCVDGVLYLFGGHHTRGNTNRVFRLPLQTPVLCWEEMKDLKGLAPSCKDKLGCWVHKNRLVFFGGYGYVAQGAHRGTFEYDETSFMGDNPVRGWNNHIHVLDLETSTWSQPVTKGNTPSPRAAHACAKVGNRGYVFGGRYRDYRLNDMYYIDMDSWEWHEMSIPQQGPVGRSWHSLTPVSPDHMFLFGGFTTYRETLSDAWLYCVSKNEWQQYNHTESPRLWHTACSGPDGEVFVFGGCANNLLSHQRAAHCKELLVFTVQPKSLVRFCMEAALQHRELLSGSWDCLPKHLLHTLKQRMGGINALGS, encoded by the exons ATGGCAGAAATAGAGGAGGACATTGCTGACCTCTTGCCCGttgaggaggaagatgaagagtcggagagggatgaagaggaagGAGAATTTGACTGGGTGGTGGACGAGGCAGATGAACTCGATGATGAGGATGTAGTTGTTCTGGACACAGAAGCAGAGCCCTTTGAGTTGGACCAGCCAGCTGAGCGCAGTGGTCACATAGCAGCGGTGGATGGACACTGCATGTATGTTTGGGGAGGATATAAG AATTCCCAGACCGCTAGCTTCTTGGACTTATACTTGCCAAGGAATGAAATCTGGATCTACAACATGGAGACAGAACGATG GAAGAAGCAGATGACTGAGGGTAACCTGCATGCCTCCATGTCTGGCAGCTGTGGAGTGTGTGTGGATGGCGTCCTGTATCTGTTTGGAGGCCACCATACCAGGGGGAACACTAACCGG GTCTTCCGGCTCCCTCTCCAAACACCGGTCCTCTGCTGGGAGGAGATGAAGGATCTCAAGGGCCTGGCCCCATCCTGCAAGGACAAACTAGGCTGCTGGGTCCACAAGAACAG ACTAGTATTCTTCGGGGGCTACGGCTACGTGGCACAAGGAGCTCACCGAGGGACATTTGAATACGATGAAACTTCATTCATG GGAGATAATCCGGTGCGGGGCTGGAACAACCACATTCACGTCCTGGACCTGGAGACGTCCACCTGGAGCCAGCCAGTCACCAAG GGCAACACCCCCTCACCCCGGGCAGCGCATGCCTGTGCCAAGGTGGGCAACCGAGGCTACGTGTTTGGGGGGCGTTACAGA GATTATCGCCTGAACGACATGTACTACATCGACATGGACTCCTGGGAGTGGCATGAAAT GAGTATTCCTCAGCAGGGTCCTGTGGGACGCTCATGGCACTCCTTAACCCCTGTGTCACCTGACCACATGTTCCTGTTCGGAGGCTTCACAACGTACCGAGAGACGCTCA GTGATGCTTGGCTGTACTGTGTCAGCAAGAATGAGTGGCAGCAGTACAATCACACAGAGAGCCCCAG GCTCTGGCacacggcctgttccggtcctgACGGGGAGGTGTTTGTGTTTGGCGGCTGTGCCAACAACCTGCTGTCCCATCAGCGAGCG GCTCACTGCAAAGAGTTGCTGGTCTTCACGGTTCAACCCAAGTCACTTGTTCG